CGCCAAGAATCGGCTTTGCTCGTTCCTTTTTTTACGCGTGCAAGTACCCTGCAGAATGATAGCGGTCAAGGTGTAACACGGCGAAAGCTTAGCTCACTACTTCTCTATATTTGCGCGTGGTTGCTAATCGTTACAGCTGCCGCACGCCCACAATGGATTGGCGACCCCATAGAAATACCGGCAAGTGGCCGGGATCTACTTTTGGCTGTGGACATTTCTGGGAGCATGGAAACTCCCGACATGCTCGTGAACGACGAGCAAATTCCGCGCATTGCTGTTGTTAAATATGTTGTATCAGACTTCATTCAACGCCGTGAATCAGATCGTATTGGACTTATTCTTTTTGGTACCCAGGCCTACTTACAGGCGCCTTTAACATTTGACCGAGCGACCGTCAGTCAATTGCTCGATGAATCACGCCTTGGATTTGCCGGTGAAAATACCGCCATTGGTGACGCCATAGGCCTAGCCATAAAACGTTTGCGAGACCGGCCCGCCTCCCAACGTGTACTCATATTACTCACCGACGGCGCAAATACCGCCGGCGAGGTTTCACCACGGCAAGCCGCAGACCTAGCAAAACAAGCCGGAATAAAGATTTACACCGTAGGTGTTGGCGCCAATGAAATGATTCAACGTATGGGTATTTTCGGCGGTATGTCGCGCATGGTAAACCCTTCCAGTGAGCTGGACGAAGACACCTTAAAATATATAGCCGACTCCACCGGCGGCACTTATTTTCGCGCCCACGACCCGCGAGAGCTGCAACAAATATACGCATTGCTGGATAAGCTAGAACCTATAGAGCAGGCCAAGAATACTTTTCGCCCTACCCGTGCATTATTCTACTGGCCCCTTGC
The Teredinibacter franksiae DNA segment above includes these coding regions:
- a CDS encoding vWA domain-containing protein translates to MFEFAWTWVFLLAPLPLIAYLFLPAVQRQESALLVPFFTRASTLQNDSGQGVTRRKLSSLLLYICAWLLIVTAAARPQWIGDPIEIPASGRDLLLAVDISGSMETPDMLVNDEQIPRIAVVKYVVSDFIQRRESDRIGLILFGTQAYLQAPLTFDRATVSQLLDESRLGFAGENTAIGDAIGLAIKRLRDRPASQRVLILLTDGANTAGEVSPRQAADLAKQAGIKIYTVGVGANEMIQRMGIFGGMSRMVNPSSELDEDTLKYIADSTGGTYFRAHDPRELQQIYALLDKLEPIEQAKNTFRPTRALFYWPLALAILLSMAMPILKLLRINSTKGKTPNPFSQQQHEVG